Part of the Tetragenococcus koreensis genome, GTCTTTTTCTTTTAATTGCTTTTTTAAAGCTTTAGCTTCGTCCGGAGTAAGTCCGCCCGGACTTATTCTGGTTGTAACTTGAACCCACTTTAGTATAGTAGAATATCCAACTTCGTATTCTAAGGATAATTGTCGTGCTTATTTTCCTTGTTTGTGCAACTCTAAAATCGCTTCTTAAATTCTTTCGTGTAGCGTTTTGGCATGACGAGACACCTTCCTTTGAGATTAGTTTACCCTCTCTCAAAATCTGTCTCAACTTCTATCCTACATCCAGGACTTAATAGTTATTAACAAACACTATTATGAATATCAATTCATGCGCGGATTAAAATATGCTATCGATACCAGTAGTGTTGTGCTTGCGGATAGTATATAAATTTAATAAAAGATTCATTAAAAAAATTACATATAGGATAATTTTGTAGGTATGAATCTGGATAGGCTACAATTAACTAGACAGAAAAATTAAGGTGTGTAGACTAGAAGAAAATATACCAGGAGGAATTTTTATGTCTAAGAGAACACGAAGAACTTTTTCACAAGAATTCAAGCAACAAATCGTCAATCTTTACTTAGCTGGAAAGCCACGTGTAGAAATCATTCGAGAATATGAACTAACGGCTTCAGCATTTGACAAATGGGTAAAGCAATCTAAAACGAGTGGTTCATTCAAAGAAAAAGATAATCTTACGCCTGAACAAAAAGAATTGTTAGAACTACGTAAAAGAAACCAGCAATTAGAAATGGAAAATGATATTTTAAAGCAAGCAGCGCTGATATTCGGACGAAGAGACAAGTAATCGATGCGAATAAGCATCTTTACCCTATATCAGCGATGTGCAGAATATTAGGTCTATCACGTCAGTCCTATTATTATCAATCAAAACCAAAGAAAGACGAATCAGAACTTGAAGAAGTAGTCGCTGAAGAATTTATCCGCAGCCGAAAGGCCTACGGCTCAAGAAAAATAAAAAAAGCCTTATCAAAACGAGGCATTCAGATCAGCCGACGAAAAATTAGTAGAATCATGAAAAATAGAGGATTAAAATCGAGCTATACTGTTGCTTATTTTAAAGTACATCATTCTACTTGCAATGAAGCCAAAACGACAAACGTATTGAATCGTAAATTCTTAAGAGACAACCCATTAGAAGCGATCGTAACAGACTTGACTTATGTACGAGTCGAGAAAAAATGGAATTATGTCTGTTTCATTTTGGATCTGTTCAATCGAGAAATTCTCGGCTATTCTTGTGGAGAACATAAAGATGCCGTTCTAGTAAAAAAAGCATTTAGCCGTATCAAACAACCTCTGACAGAGGTTGAGATTTTTCATACTGATCGTGGAAAAGAGTTTGATAACCAAGCTATTGATGAATTATTAACAACTTTTGACATCAATCGATCATTGAGTCATAAAGGCTGTCCTTTTGATAATGCCGTAGCTGAATCAACTTATAAGTCGCTGAAAGTAGAATTTGTCTATCAATACACATTTGAAACCTTACAACAATTGGATTTGGAGTTATTTGACTATGTCAATTGGTGGAACCACCTTCGGTTGCACGGTACACTTGGCTACGAGACACCGGTTGGTTACCGTAACCAGAGATTGGCGCAGCGAATCCTTGATAATGAGCTCGGATGTGCTAACGCTAGCGAGGCAGTCTAACTTTAACTGTTAGCTCCTGCCGAAGATCGTCACATCCGAGGAGGCTCATTGTCAAGGACAATCGGAATAGCATACGGAAAGAAGTTCTGCACCTTATAAAATTTGTCAAAAAAACTGTTGCCATTCCATCTAAAAATAATTCAATAAAAAAGATTATTATTCTCCACCAACGTCATTTGACGTAGAACCGGCGTTTCAAGACAAGTAGCTGTACTTTGTTTCCAATTAGGTGCTGGTTTTGTCGATGCCTTTACGCCAGTTTCTGCCAGCTTGATCGGTGTATTAGGAATTGCTCACATGAATTGGAGCCAATGGGCGAAGTTCCAAATCAAAATGCAAGGCTTTTTATTCGTTATTGGAAGTGCCTTTATTATCGGCGCAGTACTGATTGGTTATCACTAAGGAGGCGATACAGATGAAGTTACTCAAACAGATTGCAACTTATGCTCCCGAATATCAAGGAATCAAAGATATCTTACTTGCCAACGATAAAATTATCGCTATTGCAGACCAGATCGATACCTCAATTACTGGTGTTGAAGTAGAAGAAATCGATGGCAGTGGTAAAGTTGCGGTCCCAGGTTTTATTGACAGCCATTTCCATTTACTGGGTGGTGGCGGCGAAAACGGGTTTCACAATCGTACGCCAGAAGTACAATTAAGTCAGCTAACGACAGCTGGTGTGACAACTGTGGTCGGCGTACTGGGGACTGACGGCGTTGGACGTGATGATATGGCGTTGTTGAGTAAAGCACGCGGATTAGAAACAGAAGGAATGACCACCTATATGTATGTGGGCAATTATCGCTTGCCAGTAGAAACGATTACCGATTCAGTCATCAAAGATTTGATGGCCATTGATAAAGTCATTGGTATCGGCGAGATCGCGATTGCAGATCATAGAAATGGGGCTCCTACCTTTGCGGAATTTGCGCATGCTGCAGCTGATGCCCGAGTGGGTGGTTTATTAGCAGGAAAAGCAGGCGTAACTAATATTCACGTGGGCCCTGGTAAAAGTCGTTTAGCTTTTATCAAGCAAGCTTTGGAAGAAACCGATATTCCGGTGACTAATTTTTATCCCACCCATTGTGAAAGAAATGAAGAATTGTTAGACGAAGCTATTGCGTTGGCTAAAGCAGGGGGCGTTTTTGATATCACTGGCAGTGAAAATCCTGATCAAACTTATGAATTAGATGGATCGATTCCGTTTCGTCAATGTTTGAAACGAGTGCTTGATGAAGGGCTCGACCCGGATTGTATAACGATGACCTCTGACGGCCAAGGCAGCTTACCGATTTTTGATGAAAATAATCATTTTGTGCAAATGGGCGTAGGTAGCTCGAAATCACTTTTAGTCGGTGTAAAAGAAAGTGTTCAAAGAGAAAATATTCCACTAGAGATTGCTTTACGCGCTATTACAAGTGCTCCGGCCAAATTGTTGAAATTTACGAATAAAGGGCAATTGAAAGCAGGATTTGACGCCGATCTTGTTTTACTTGATGAGACCACTCTATCGATTGATACAGTAATCGCCAAAGGAGAAACAATGGTTGAAAAGGGCGTAGCAGTCAAATGGGGGACCTTTGAACAAAATGAAGTGTGAAATGCATTGAGCTTTCACATTTTCCGAAGCTAAGTTTAAAAAAGAAGGTTTGCAAATTTTATTTTTAAATCTAAATGAACAAAATGCAAGTTACGCTTCTTTAAAAAACAAATCCATTGTAGTTCTTAGACTCCTGTGCTATAGTCTTTGTGGTGGATAAAAGATCCATTAATAAATCAGAGTAGAAAACAGAGCGTCAAGTGCCGGAAGGATGGGATGTTGCTTTCTGGACGAAGGACAGATTTGTTCGCGGTTTTGTTTTCGCATTCGCTGCATTTTAAATGTAGCAGCTCTAGCGACACGTTTGCGTGCCGTAAAAAGGAGATGCTAGTAATGAAAAAAAAGATCAATGCACATATGATTACCATGCTAGGGCTATTGATCGCACTGACCGTTATTTTGTCGCGTGTCTTAGGTTTTGAGTGGCAATTTATCAAAATTTCTTTTGACTTTGTCCCTAAAATTATCATGGGCGCGCTATTTGGTCCGGTTTGGACCGGAGTAGGGGCGGTTGCCGCAGATACGATCGGAATGATGCTATTTGCCAGAGCACCTTTTTTTCCTGGATTTACCCTGAATGCATTTATCAGTGGGTTACTTTATGGCTACTTCTTTTATCAAAAAGAAGTGACTTGGAAAAATGCGATTCTTTGCTCTTTGTCAATTACAATCATTGTCAGCTTAATTTTAACACCAATATGGTTAGCGATCATGTATAACCAACCACTAACTAGTTGGGTTATTTGGGGGCCGCGACTGGTAAAAGCTTTAGTCATGTTCCCAGTTCAATCGATTTTGAATTATATCGTAGGCCGTGCCTTACCGCTGAAACGATTGAAGAGCTATTTACTTACGATTCGTTAATTTAAATGAACAATAACATCCAAAAACAGCTGCATTTATACGAGTGTAGTTTAAAAGGGCAACTCCGCGTTAATTTACGGAGCTGCTTTTTTATTGCTCATTTATTAGATAAAATAACTTCTTCTGGTAAACATTACAATGAAAAACTATTGGAGGCACATCAGCGAAGTAGCCACCAAAATAAAATTTTTAGAGAATGGTTAAAGTAGTAGAAAAATAATATATTCAATCTTGTTAGAAAATGCGTTAAAATAGAGGAAAGAAAAAAGTTTTATCTTGAAAACAAGGATAACTTCAAGTGCCACAAGGTGAAACAATAATCGAAATTTTTTAGGAGTATAGAGATGAAGAAAAAAGGGATTATTATTAGTTTAGCTGCTGTTTTGGTGGCAATTTGCGCAGGTAGTATTTGGGCATTGACGCGGGATGAAGAAAAGCAAACAACAGCGGCCACTTCAACCAGTTCTACTGCAAAAACGATGGAAAGTAGTAGCTCAGAGCCAGCAGAAAATAGTATCGATACGATGATTGATAATATGTCGCTGGAAGAAAAAGTGGGTCAGTTGTTTTTTGTGCGTACACCGCCGGAAAACCAAATTTCTGATATCCAAAATTATCATTTAGGCGGGTATGTTTTATTTGGTGATGATACGGAAAACGCCACTAAAGAAAGTTTACAAGAACAGATTCAGTCTTTTCAAGAAGCTAGCGATATTCCACTGTTGATTGGTTCTGATGAAGAAGGCGGAACAGTTACGCGAATTAGTAATAATTCGGAGTTGGTTGATCAACCATTTAAAGCACCGCAAGAAATTTATGCTGAAAATGGCTGGCAAGGGATTATTCAAGATACTGAACAAAAAGCGGCTACTCTTGATGAATTGGGCATTAATACCGGACTGTTTCCTGATGCAGATGTATCAACAGACGAAGAGTCGTTTATTTATGATCGTACCATTGGTATGGATGCCAAAGGAACCAGCAAATACGTAGAAAATGTTGTCAAAGCATTGGAAGAAGCCCAAAGTGGTTCGACTTTAAAACATTTCCCAGGTTATGGGAACAATCGCGATTCACATGTTGAAATTGTGACTGACGACCGGTCATTAGAAGAATTACGTCAAAATGACTTTCTGCCTTTTGAAGCAGGCATTAAAGCGGGCGCAGACAGCGTATTGGTTTCGCATAATATTGTAAATAGTATTGATCCTGATGCTCCTGCTTCCATTTCTCCTGCTGTTCATGAAATTTTGCGTGATGAGTTAAATTTTGATGGGGTAGTGATGACAGACGATATGGATATGGCTGGATTAGCAGACTTTATTTCCCAAGAAGAAGCGGGCTTAGCAGCATTAAAAGCAGGAAATGATTTAGTGATGTCTTCAAGCTATCAAAGCCAAATTCCTTATGTCATTCAAGCTGTTGAGGACGGCGATTTTTCAGAAGAAGAACTAGACGTCTCTGTTCAACGTGTATTGACTTGGAAAGAGGATTTAGGCATTTTACATGAAAATTAAGTAAATCTCTTTTATAATGGACGTAGAACCAAAGAAGGGAAGGATATATGATGACATTGAATAACAAGTTTCTTTTGAATGATGGAACGAGTTTACCACACATTGCGCTGGGAACAATTGACCTGCAAGGTGGCAAAGGTGTCCATCAAGCCCTCGCTGCCCTTGATATTGGCTACCGTGTTCTTGATACAGCAACCAATTACAATAACGAAGGCATGATAGGCGAAGTTGTTCGTCGTTCATCAATTCCTAGAGAGCAACTCTATGTGAGTGCAAAACTCCCTGGGTTAGCACACAAATATGATAAAGCGATCGCGCTTATTCAAGAATCGCTATATCGCACAGGTTTAGATTATTTTGATAAATTCCTGATCCACTGGCCCAACCCTAAAGAAGGATTGTACGTTGAAGCTTGGCAAGCCCTCGTGGATGCGCAAAAATATGGGTTGATCAAGACAATCGGAGTTTCCAATTTCTTACCAGAACATTTAGATAATATTATT contains:
- a CDS encoding glycoside hydrolase family 3 N-terminal domain-containing protein; this translates as MKKKGIIISLAAVLVAICAGSIWALTRDEEKQTTAATSTSSTAKTMESSSSEPAENSIDTMIDNMSLEEKVGQLFFVRTPPENQISDIQNYHLGGYVLFGDDTENATKESLQEQIQSFQEASDIPLLIGSDEEGGTVTRISNNSELVDQPFKAPQEIYAENGWQGIIQDTEQKAATLDELGINTGLFPDADVSTDEESFIYDRTIGMDAKGTSKYVENVVKALEEAQSGSTLKHFPGYGNNRDSHVEIVTDDRSLEELRQNDFLPFEAGIKAGADSVLVSHNIVNSIDPDAPASISPAVHEILRDELNFDGVVMTDDMDMAGLADFISQEEAGLAALKAGNDLVMSSSYQSQIPYVIQAVEDGDFSEEELDVSVQRVLTWKEDLGILHEN
- a CDS encoding folate family ECF transporter S component, translated to MLVMKKKINAHMITMLGLLIALTVILSRVLGFEWQFIKISFDFVPKIIMGALFGPVWTGVGAVAADTIGMMLFARAPFFPGFTLNAFISGLLYGYFFYQKEVTWKNAILCSLSITIIVSLILTPIWLAIMYNQPLTSWVIWGPRLVKALVMFPVQSILNYIVGRALPLKRLKSYLLTIR
- the iadA gene encoding beta-aspartyl-peptidase, giving the protein MKLLKQIATYAPEYQGIKDILLANDKIIAIADQIDTSITGVEVEEIDGSGKVAVPGFIDSHFHLLGGGGENGFHNRTPEVQLSQLTTAGVTTVVGVLGTDGVGRDDMALLSKARGLETEGMTTYMYVGNYRLPVETITDSVIKDLMAIDKVIGIGEIAIADHRNGAPTFAEFAHAAADARVGGLLAGKAGVTNIHVGPGKSRLAFIKQALEETDIPVTNFYPTHCERNEELLDEAIALAKAGGVFDITGSENPDQTYELDGSIPFRQCLKRVLDEGLDPDCITMTSDGQGSLPIFDENNHFVQMGVGSSKSLLVGVKESVQRENIPLEIALRAITSAPAKLLKFTNKGQLKAGFDADLVLLDETTLSIDTVIAKGETMVEKGVAVKWGTFEQNEV
- a CDS encoding aldo/keto reductase, whose protein sequence is MTLNNKFLLNDGTSLPHIALGTIDLQGGKGVHQALAALDIGYRVLDTATNYNNEGMIGEVVRRSSIPREQLYVSAKLPGLAHKYDKAIALIQESLYRTGLDYFDKFLIHWPNPKEGLYVEAWQALVDAQKYGLIKTIGVSNFLPEHLDNIIEATGVTPATNQIERHPYFNNKDLVAENDKRGIVSEAWSPFGREINDVLTNDTIKEIAKKYGRSPAQVIINWDNQNHVFPVVRSANPKHQYENFHYTDFELAQEDLVKIDALDKGEEGRVEGQNPNEYEEFV
- a CDS encoding IS3 family transposase (programmed frameshift) translates to MSKRTRRTFSQEFKQQIVNLYLAGKPRVEIIREYELTASAFDKWVKQSKTSGSFKEKDNLTPEQKELLELRKRNQQLEMENDILKQAALIFGPKRQVIDANKHLYPISAMCRILGLSRQSYYYQSKPKKDESELEEVVAEEFIRSRKAYGSRKIKKALSKRGIQISRRKISRIMKNRGLKSSYTVAYFKVHHSTCNEAKTTNVLNRKFLRDNPLEAIVTDLTYVRVEKKWNYVCFILDLFNREILGYSCGEHKDAVLVKKAFSRIKQPLTEVEIFHTDRGKEFDNQAIDELLTTFDINRSLSHKGCPFDNAVAESTYKSLKVEFVYQYTFETLQQLDLELFDYVNWWNHLRLHGTLGYETPVGYRNQRLAQRILDNELGCANASEAV